A segment of the Nitrospina gracilis 3/211 genome:
TCCTGGGTATCAACGAGCCTGCGGTGACCATTCGAAATATCGAGGAGATCATCGCCGAAAAGGGTTTTGAGCAAGGGTATATTGCCCCCAACCCGCCGAAGCAACGCACCGGCAAGAAGGTGGCGATCGTCGGGTCCGGTCCTGCGGGTCTCGCCGCCGCCGACCAGTTGAACCACGCCGGGCACGAGGTGACGGTGTTTGAGAAAGCCGACCGCATTGGCGGCCTGCTCATGTACGGTATTCCGCATTTCAAGATGGAGAAAACGGTATTGCATCGGCGGCTGGAGTTGATGGAAAAGGAAGGCGTGATCTTCAAAACCAACGCGCACATCGGCAGGGACATCCCCGCCAAAAAGCTGGTGGAGGATTTCGATTCGGTCATCCTGTGTTGCGGTTCTGAAAAACCGCGGGACCTGCCTGTGGAAGGGCGAGACCTGGACGGCGTCCACTTTGCGATGGACTTCCTGCCCCAGCAGAACAAGCGCAATGAAGGGGACACGGTTCCGGATGACATTGCCATCACAGCGAAGGACAAGAATGTGTTGATCATCGGTGGCGGCGATACCGGTTCCGACTGCCTCGGCACGTCCCTTCGCCAGGGCGCGAAGAAGGTTCATCAATTCGAACTGTTGAGCGAACCTCCTCTTGAGCGCGCACCCAATAACCCCTGGCCGCAATGGCCGATGACTCTGCGTCTCAGTTCCTCGCACGAGGAAGCGGGCGGCAAGATCACCGATTACAGCATCCTGACTAAAAAGTTCACCGGCGAGAACGGCAAACTGAAAAAAGTGCATGCCGTCAAGATCCGGTTCGGCGACCCCGATCCCGAAACCGGACGCCGCCAGATGGAAGAGATTCCCGGATCCGAGTTCACGTTGGATGTTGAACTGGTTCTGCTGGCGATGGGTTTCGTTCACCCGGTGCACGAAGGGCTGGTGAAGGAACTGGGATTGGAACTGGATGCGCGCGGCAACGTGGCCTGCGATAAAAACAAGATGACCAACGTTCCCGGTGTGTTCGTGGCCGGAGACATGGCACGCGGACAGTCGCTGGTGGTGTGGGCGATTGCCGAAGGACGCGAAGCGGCGCGCGGTGTGGACCAGCATTTGATGGGCTTTACTTTCCTGCCCCACAGCGAACATCTGTGATACCTTGCGGCTGCCCGGCCGTATCGTTTTTCCTAAACGATTACCCTTTTTAAATCTCCAGGAAGATATCAAGTCCAATGTTTATAAGGGCTTGCGCCTGCCAACCGGTTTGTTATCATAGAATGACACAACATAAACAAGTGAACGCCCAGGGCGTGGGAAGGAGGAAGACAGATGGAAACCGTTTTGATTCAGCGGCAGGCACGTGAACCGTTCAAGTTCCCAAAGCAGAGTGTGGTGCGTGCGGTGAAAAGTGGCGAGTTGTACGGTGACGACAAAATTTCCGCAGACGGCAAATCATGGGTCCGTCTCGATGAACACAGGCAGTTGAAGAGTTTTTTTTGCAGAAGATCGGAACAGGTACAGCTTTCCTGAAGGCAGAGCAGGGCACCCCTCCTTTACCGCCTAGCCCGAAGCACTTTCGGTTTATTCAGTTGGACGACAGGATCAGTTCCACCCGTTTGTGGATGTTCAGTTTCTTGAACGCCTTCTTCAGGTGGAATTTAACTGTGAACACGCTGATTTTGAGAACCTGTGCGATTTCCTCGTCGTTATAACCCTGGCTGGCCAGGCTGGCCACTTCCCGTTGACGTTTGGTGAGTCCGACTTTCTCCAGCTGCAGGTTTTGACTGTATGCGGGTTTGCGGTTTTTGAGAGTCCGCCGGGGAAGCAAATTATCAAGACAATTGTTGATTTTGGAAAGAAGCTCGTCACGCTTCACGGGTTTGAGGATGTAATCCTGCACCTTCAATTTCAACGCATCGATGGCCGACTCCAGGGTGCCATGCCCCGTTAAAATCATGATTGGCGCATTCGGCTGCAATTTTTTAATTTCCTGGGAAACCTGAATGCCGTTCATGCCCTCCATGATCAAGTCTACAATCACTAAATCCGGGTGCTGGGTCTTGAACTGCTCCAGTCCTTCCTCGCCATTGACCGCCGTTGTGACGTGAAAACCTTCTTCTTCAAGGTCGTCGCTCAAAGTTTTGCGCAGGATTTCTTCATCGTCGATGAGAAGGATAGAGTGGTCCATGATGAGTCTCCTCCATCGAG
Coding sequences within it:
- a CDS encoding glutamate synthase subunit beta encodes the protein MGALKGFMEIKRETPKARPVPERLKDQKEIYEPFPLEKYREQGARCMDCGVPFCQSNTGCPLGNAIPDWNDMVYRDRWEEAVALLTKTNNFPEFTGRICPAPCEGACVLGINEPAVTIRNIEEIIAEKGFEQGYIAPNPPKQRTGKKVAIVGSGPAGLAAADQLNHAGHEVTVFEKADRIGGLLMYGIPHFKMEKTVLHRRLELMEKEGVIFKTNAHIGRDIPAKKLVEDFDSVILCCGSEKPRDLPVEGRDLDGVHFAMDFLPQQNKRNEGDTVPDDIAITAKDKNVLIIGGGDTGSDCLGTSLRQGAKKVHQFELLSEPPLERAPNNPWPQWPMTLRLSSSHEEAGGKITDYSILTKKFTGENGKLKKVHAVKIRFGDPDPETGRRQMEEIPGSEFTLDVELVLLAMGFVHPVHEGLVKELGLELDARGNVACDKNKMTNVPGVFVAGDMARGQSLVVWAIAEGREAARGVDQHLMGFTFLPHSEHL
- a CDS encoding response regulator transcription factor translates to MDHSILLIDDEEILRKTLSDDLEEEGFHVTTAVNGEEGLEQFKTQHPDLVIVDLIMEGMNGIQVSQEIKKLQPNAPIMILTGHGTLESAIDALKLKVQDYILKPVKRDELLSKINNCLDNLLPRRTLKNRKPAYSQNLQLEKVGLTKRQREVASLASQGYNDEEIAQVLKISVFTVKFHLKKAFKKLNIHKRVELILSSN